One Desulfarculaceae bacterium DNA window includes the following coding sequences:
- a CDS encoding alpha/beta fold hydrolase produces the protein MPLCLRLALCLCLCLAAATAQAAPPRTATPAPVVFSDQTYDFELRRVLGYALSGGADLNEALAAARRIQPGDGDSWYQAWFDLAQRTRALGLASLASGHRVSAREALLRASAYYRPADFFLHDHPQDPRIRTSWRLGRDTFRQAAKLMDHPVEVVAIPYEHTTLPGYFLRPDASGKPRKTLIVQTGFDGTGEELYFEAAFFALPRGYNVLIFEGPGQGGVIRAQGLAFRPDWEKVVTPVVDWALARPEVDPRRLALMGLSMGGYLVARAAAYEPRLAALVANPGVMDMMAGRRPSAEQWKQMRSDPAIANRIMRERMAQSIGWRWLAGNGMFVMGVKTPLEFMEQFARYQLTPAQAARIRATSLVIASHGDHFMSYDDQKRLYEAMTCPKTLMEFTAAQDATPHCQMGAVAVSNQRILDWLDTTLAAPR, from the coding sequence ATGCCCTTATGCCTGCGCCTGGCCTTGTGCCTGTGCCTCTGCCTGGCCGCCGCCACGGCCCAAGCCGCCCCGCCCCGGACCGCCACCCCGGCCCCGGTGGTGTTCAGCGACCAGACCTATGACTTTGAGCTGCGCCGCGTGCTGGGCTATGCCCTGTCCGGCGGCGCGGACTTGAACGAGGCCCTGGCCGCGGCCCGGCGCATCCAGCCCGGGGACGGCGACTCCTGGTACCAGGCCTGGTTCGACCTGGCCCAGCGCACCCGCGCCTTGGGCCTGGCCAGCCTGGCCTCGGGCCACCGGGTCTCGGCCCGCGAGGCCCTGCTCCGGGCCAGCGCCTACTACCGCCCGGCGGACTTCTTTTTACACGACCATCCCCAGGACCCGCGCATCCGCACTTCCTGGCGCCTGGGCCGCGACACCTTTCGCCAGGCGGCCAAGCTCATGGACCACCCGGTGGAGGTGGTGGCCATCCCCTATGAGCACACCACCCTGCCCGGCTACTTCCTGCGGCCCGATGCCTCGGGCAAGCCCCGCAAGACCCTGATCGTGCAGACCGGCTTTGACGGCACCGGCGAAGAGCTCTACTTCGAGGCGGCCTTCTTCGCCCTGCCCCGGGGATACAACGTGCTCATCTTCGAGGGGCCGGGCCAGGGCGGCGTGATCCGGGCCCAGGGCCTGGCCTTCCGGCCGGACTGGGAAAAGGTGGTGACCCCGGTGGTGGACTGGGCCCTGGCGCGGCCGGAGGTGGACCCCCGGCGCCTGGCCCTCATGGGCCTGTCCATGGGCGGCTACCTGGTGGCCCGGGCCGCGGCCTATGAGCCCCGTCTGGCCGCCCTGGTGGCCAACCCCGGGGTCATGGACATGATGGCCGGCCGGCGTCCCAGTGCCGAGCAATGGAAGCAGATGCGCTCCGATCCGGCCATCGCCAACCGCATCATGCGTGAGCGCATGGCCCAGTCCATCGGCTGGCGTTGGCTGGCGGGCAATGGCATGTTTGTCATGGGGGTTAAAACGCCCCTGGAGTTCATGGAGCAGTTTGCCCGTTACCAGCTCACCCCGGCCCAGGCCGCGCGCATCCGCGCCACCAGCCTGGTCATCGCCAGCCACGGCGATCACTTCATGTCCTATGACGATCAGAAGCGCCTTTACGAGGCCATGACCTGCCCCAAGACCCTGATGGAGTTCACCGCCGCACAAGACGCCACCCCCCACTGCCAGATGGGGGCCGTGGCCGTGTCCAACCAGCGCATCCTGGACTGGCTGGACACCACCCTGGCCGCACCGCGCTGA
- a CDS encoding peptidylprolyl isomerase → MAISAGDKVRMHYTAKLEDGTAVDSSEGKEPLEFEAGSDQLIPGVSNAVIGMEVGDKKTVTVAPEDGYGEHHAEAVQEVPKEHFPPEVKLGDMFKAVTPGGEVMVRVTGMSDEAVTVDANHPLAGQTLVFDMEIVE, encoded by the coding sequence ATGGCCATAAGCGCCGGCGACAAGGTACGGATGCATTACACCGCCAAACTGGAAGACGGCACCGCCGTGGACAGCAGCGAAGGCAAGGAGCCCCTGGAGTTCGAGGCGGGCAGCGACCAGCTCATCCCGGGCGTGTCCAACGCGGTGATCGGCATGGAAGTGGGCGACAAGAAGACCGTGACCGTGGCTCCGGAAGACGGCTACGGCGAGCACCACGCCGAGGCGGTGCAGGAGGTGCCCAAAGAGCATTTCCCGCCCGAGGTCAAGCTGGGCGACATGTTCAAGGCGGTCACTCCCGGCGGCGAGGTCATGGTCCGCGTGACCGGCATGAGCGACGAGGCGGTCACCGTGGACGCCAACCACCCCCTGGCCGGCCAGACCCTGGTCTTCGACATGGAGATCGTGGAGTAA
- a CDS encoding rod shape-determining protein: protein MLSKLLGLFAKDLAMDLGTANTLIFIKGQGVVLNEPSVVALKRDTGKPLAVGHEAKQYLGRTNPSIIAARPLKDGVIADFDMTRIMIREFILKVKSATGFMKPRMLIGVPSGVTQVEKRAVIESAEQAGARDIYLIEEPMAAAIGAGLPIDLPQGCMVVDIGGGTTEVAVISLYSTAYAESVRVAGDEANESIIRYVQKKYQVQIGENTAEQVKISIGSAFPLAQPLSMEVSGKDLVEGIPRTITLSDEEVREAMAEPVEVILESVKRAFEKTPPELAADVADQGIMLAGGGALIRGLDDLIRHEMKLKVNVAEDPLTCVAMGAGIALHNVKEYRRVFIN, encoded by the coding sequence TTGCTTAGTAAACTTTTGGGGTTGTTCGCCAAGGATTTGGCCATGGACCTGGGCACGGCCAACACCTTGATCTTTATCAAGGGCCAGGGCGTGGTGCTCAACGAGCCATCGGTGGTGGCGCTCAAGCGCGACACCGGCAAGCCCCTGGCCGTGGGCCACGAGGCCAAGCAGTACCTGGGGCGCACCAACCCCTCCATCATCGCGGCCCGCCCCCTCAAGGACGGAGTGATCGCGGACTTCGACATGACCCGCATCATGATCCGCGAGTTCATCCTCAAGGTGAAGTCGGCCACCGGGTTCATGAAGCCGCGCATGCTCATCGGGGTGCCCAGCGGGGTGACCCAGGTGGAGAAGCGGGCGGTGATCGAGAGCGCGGAACAGGCCGGGGCGCGCGACATCTACCTCATTGAGGAGCCCATGGCCGCAGCCATCGGGGCCGGGCTGCCCATCGACCTGCCCCAAGGCTGCATGGTGGTGGACATCGGCGGCGGCACCACCGAGGTGGCGGTGATCAGCCTTTACTCCACCGCCTACGCCGAATCGGTGCGCGTGGCCGGCGATGAGGCCAACGAATCCATCATTCGTTACGTTCAGAAGAAATATCAGGTCCAGATTGGCGAAAACACCGCCGAGCAGGTAAAGATATCTATCGGATCGGCTTTTCCCTTGGCCCAGCCCTTGTCCATGGAGGTCAGCGGCAAGGACCTGGTGGAAGGCATTCCGCGCACCATAACCCTGAGCGACGAGGAGGTGCGCGAGGCCATGGCCGAGCCGGTGGAGGTCATCCTGGAGAGCGTCAAGCGAGCCTTTGAAAAGACGCCTCCGGAGCTGGCCGCCGACGTGGCCGACCAGGGCATCATGCTTGCCGGCGGCGGGGCCCTCATCAGGGGCCTGGACGATTTGATCCGGCACGAGATGAAGCTCAAGGTCAACGTGGCCGAAGATCCCTTGACTTGTGTGGCAATGGGTGCTGGAATCGCCCTGCACAACGTGAAAGAGTATCGGCGGGTTTTCATCAACTGA
- a CDS encoding DivIVA domain-containing protein, whose product MDVQDLRDKEFPRRFRGYDATEVENFVNKLADYIDGLHREVDDTSRKLSDVSEELKDYRVREKTLEDNLAQTRQLAEDMKANSEKEAKFIVAEAELQAEKILNQAHNRLAQIHDDISELKRQRAQFEVRLRSLVEAHLKLLEVETDRDRDLAELEDKIKILRSPSS is encoded by the coding sequence ATGGACGTCCAGGACCTTAGAGACAAAGAGTTTCCCCGCCGCTTCCGTGGCTACGACGCCACCGAGGTGGAGAACTTTGTCAACAAGCTGGCCGACTACATCGACGGCCTGCACCGGGAAGTCGACGACACCAGCCGCAAGCTGAGCGATGTCAGCGAGGAGCTCAAGGATTACCGCGTCCGCGAGAAGACCCTGGAGGACAACCTGGCCCAGACCCGCCAGCTCGCCGAGGATATGAAGGCCAACTCCGAAAAGGAGGCCAAGTTCATCGTGGCCGAGGCCGAGCTTCAGGCCGAGAAGATCCTCAACCAGGCTCACAACCGCCTGGCCCAGATACACGACGACATCTCCGAGCTCAAACGCCAGCGGGCCCAGTTCGAGGTCCGTTTGCGCTCCCTGGTCGAGGCCCACCTCAAGCTTCTGGAGGTGGAGACCGACCGCGACCGCGACCTGGCCGAGCTGGAGGACAAGATCAAGATCCTTCGGAGCCCCTCTTCCTGA
- a CDS encoding YggU family protein translates to MPLISKTAGGLSLAVKVAPRASRNELAGVEAGALKVRLTAPPVEGAANRALVKLLAKTLGLAKGKVAVVAGERSRSKRVEVSGLSEAELKERLGL, encoded by the coding sequence GTGCCGTTGATCAGCAAAACCGCCGGCGGCCTGAGCCTCGCTGTCAAGGTGGCCCCCCGCGCCTCGCGCAACGAGCTGGCCGGAGTGGAGGCCGGCGCCCTTAAGGTGCGCCTCACCGCCCCGCCGGTGGAGGGCGCGGCCAACCGGGCCCTGGTCAAGCTTTTGGCCAAGACCCTGGGCCTGGCCAAGGGCAAGGTGGCCGTGGTGGCCGGGGAGCGCTCGCGCAGCAAGCGGGTGGAGGTCAGCGGGCTCAGCGAGGCCGAGCTCAAGGAGCGCCTGGGCTTGTGA
- a CDS encoding cobalamin-dependent protein (Presence of a B(12) (cobalamin)-binding domain implies dependence on cobalamin itself, in one of its several forms, or in some unusual lineages, dependence on a cobalamin-like analog.): MSYETKPYKPVNPVRAVTAASLFDGHDAAINIIRRILQATGVEVIHMAHNRAVNEIVDAAIAEDAQAICASCYQGGHMEFFKYMVDLLRQKGRPDILVFGGGGGVIVPEEIRELMDYGVARVYSPNDGQKMGLQGIINDVVKQMDEMAGDMAAQDDLSELDPAHPRLVARAISLVERAALERGDDLKAWRERLKEKQGDKRVPVVGVTGTGGAGKSSLTDELLIRFLHDFPDKTVAVISVDPTRRKSGGALLGDRIRMNSLDNGRVYMRSLATRGSSMEISGALGDVIKVCQAAGYDLVVVETAGIGQGDAAVVDVVDSSLYVMTSEFGAASQLEKIDMLDFADLVAVNKFERRGSEDALRDVRKQMQRNLNAWTTKPEQMPVYGTIASKFNDDGVTALYLALLAEIKDKTGVELKSPRPPVKLTHSSSRTIIVPPERTRYLAEIAETLRGYHQRTQQQADLVRRVWQMKETHDAMAKAWQGDPGLEAALEKLRAEVHRLEEGYDERTHRLLAEWPQLQKAYHGEEYVYKVRDREIRVPLNTRSLSGTAIPKVCLPDWQDPAEVYAWMRRENVPGSFPYTAGVFPFKRTDEDPTRMFAGEGDPFRTNRRFKLLTAGAKAARLSTAFDSVTLYGWDPDERPDIYGKVGTSGVSICTLEDMKALYDGFDLVNPNTSVSMTINGPAPIMLAFFFNTAIDQQIDKFISENNREPSREERKRIKDMVLSNVRGTVQADILKEDQGQNTCIFSIEFALRMMGDIQQYFIERDVRNFYSVSISGYHIAEAGANPISQLAFTLANGFTYAEYYLSRGMDIDDFAPNLSFFFSNGMDIEYTVIGRVARRIWAVAMREMYGASPRSQMLKYHIQTSGRSLHSQEINFNDIRTTLQALCAIYDNCNSLHTNAYDEAITTPSEDSVRRAVAIQMIINQEWGPAKNQNPLQGAFIVEQLTSLVEEAVLEEFMRLTTRGGVLGAMETGYQRSKIQEESIYYEMLKHSGELPIIGVNTFKNPNLGEEEAECAVELARATEEEKQSQLKRLREFQDKHAGEAAAALKKLQKVALSGGNVFAELMDTVRVCSLGQITRALYDVGGQYRRGM; the protein is encoded by the coding sequence ATGAGCTACGAGACCAAGCCATACAAGCCGGTAAACCCGGTGCGCGCGGTCACCGCCGCCAGTCTGTTCGACGGCCACGATGCGGCCATCAACATCATCCGCCGCATTTTGCAGGCCACGGGGGTCGAGGTGATCCACATGGCCCACAACCGGGCGGTGAACGAGATCGTGGACGCGGCCATAGCCGAGGACGCCCAGGCCATATGCGCCTCCTGCTACCAGGGGGGGCACATGGAGTTCTTCAAGTACATGGTGGACCTCTTGCGGCAGAAGGGGCGGCCCGACATCCTGGTGTTCGGCGGGGGCGGCGGGGTGATCGTGCCCGAGGAGATCCGCGAGCTCATGGACTACGGCGTGGCCCGGGTGTATTCGCCCAACGACGGCCAGAAGATGGGCCTGCAAGGCATCATCAACGACGTGGTCAAGCAGATGGACGAGATGGCCGGAGACATGGCCGCCCAGGACGACCTGAGCGAGCTGGACCCGGCCCACCCCCGCTTGGTGGCCCGGGCCATCAGCCTGGTGGAGCGGGCGGCCTTGGAGCGCGGGGACGATCTCAAGGCCTGGCGCGAGCGCCTGAAGGAGAAGCAGGGCGACAAGAGGGTGCCCGTGGTGGGGGTCACCGGCACGGGAGGGGCGGGCAAGTCCTCGCTCACCGACGAGCTCTTGATACGCTTCTTGCACGACTTCCCGGACAAGACCGTGGCCGTAATCAGCGTGGACCCCACCCGGCGCAAGAGCGGCGGGGCGCTGTTGGGCGACCGCATCCGCATGAACAGCCTGGACAACGGGCGGGTGTACATGCGCTCCTTGGCCACGCGGGGCTCCTCCATGGAGATCAGCGGGGCCCTCGGCGATGTGATCAAGGTGTGCCAGGCCGCGGGGTATGACCTGGTGGTGGTGGAGACCGCGGGCATCGGCCAGGGCGACGCTGCGGTGGTGGACGTGGTGGACTCGAGCCTCTACGTGATGACCAGCGAGTTCGGCGCGGCCAGCCAACTGGAAAAGATCGACATGCTCGACTTCGCGGACCTGGTGGCCGTGAACAAGTTCGAGCGGCGGGGCTCCGAGGACGCGCTGCGCGACGTGCGCAAGCAGATGCAGCGCAACCTCAACGCCTGGACCACCAAGCCCGAGCAGATGCCGGTTTACGGCACCATCGCCAGCAAGTTCAACGACGACGGGGTGACCGCGCTATATCTGGCCCTGTTGGCCGAGATAAAGGACAAGACCGGGGTGGAGCTGAAGAGCCCCAGGCCGCCGGTGAAGCTGACCCACTCCTCCAGCCGCACCATCATCGTGCCGCCGGAGCGCACCCGCTATCTGGCCGAGATCGCCGAGACCCTCCGGGGCTATCACCAGCGCACCCAGCAGCAGGCCGACCTGGTGCGCCGGGTGTGGCAGATGAAGGAGACTCACGACGCCATGGCCAAGGCCTGGCAGGGCGACCCGGGCCTGGAGGCGGCGCTGGAGAAGCTACGGGCCGAGGTGCACCGCCTGGAGGAGGGCTACGACGAGCGCACCCACCGGCTGCTGGCCGAGTGGCCCCAATTGCAAAAGGCCTATCACGGCGAGGAGTACGTGTACAAGGTGCGCGACCGGGAGATCCGGGTGCCGCTGAACACCCGCTCCCTGTCCGGTACGGCCATCCCCAAGGTGTGCCTGCCCGACTGGCAGGACCCGGCCGAGGTCTACGCCTGGATGCGCCGCGAGAATGTGCCCGGCTCCTTCCCCTACACGGCGGGCGTGTTCCCCTTCAAGCGCACCGACGAGGACCCCACCCGCATGTTCGCGGGCGAGGGCGACCCCTTCCGCACCAACCGGCGCTTCAAGCTCTTGACCGCCGGGGCCAAGGCGGCGCGCCTCTCCACGGCCTTTGACTCGGTGACGCTCTACGGCTGGGACCCGGACGAGCGGCCGGATATCTACGGCAAGGTGGGCACCAGCGGGGTGAGCATCTGCACCCTGGAGGACATGAAGGCCCTGTACGACGGCTTCGATCTGGTGAACCCCAACACCTCGGTGTCCATGACCATCAACGGCCCGGCCCCGATCATGCTGGCCTTTTTCTTCAACACGGCCATTGACCAGCAGATCGACAAGTTCATCTCCGAGAACAACCGCGAGCCCAGCCGCGAGGAGCGCAAGCGCATCAAGGACATGGTGCTGAGCAACGTGCGGGGCACGGTGCAGGCGGACATACTGAAAGAGGACCAGGGCCAGAACACCTGCATCTTCTCCATCGAGTTCGCCCTGCGCATGATGGGCGACATCCAGCAGTATTTCATCGAGCGGGACGTGCGTAACTTCTACAGCGTGTCCATCAGCGGGTATCACATCGCCGAGGCCGGGGCCAACCCCATCAGCCAGCTGGCCTTCACCCTGGCCAACGGCTTCACCTACGCGGAGTACTACCTCTCGCGCGGCATGGACATCGACGATTTCGCGCCCAACCTGAGCTTCTTCTTCTCCAATGGCATGGACATCGAGTACACGGTGATCGGGCGGGTAGCGCGGCGCATCTGGGCGGTGGCCATGCGCGAGATGTACGGGGCCAGCCCGCGCAGCCAGATGCTCAAGTATCACATCCAGACCTCGGGGCGCTCGCTGCACTCCCAGGAGATCAACTTCAACGACATCCGCACCACCTTGCAGGCCTTGTGCGCCATCTACGACAACTGCAACTCCCTGCACACCAACGCCTATGACGAGGCCATCACCACGCCCAGCGAGGACTCGGTGCGCCGGGCGGTGGCCATCCAGATGATCATCAACCAGGAGTGGGGCCCGGCCAAGAACCAGAACCCGCTGCAGGGCGCCTTCATCGTGGAGCAGCTTACCAGCCTGGTGGAGGAGGCGGTGCTGGAGGAGTTCATGCGCCTGACCACCCGGGGCGGGGTGTTGGGGGCCATGGAGACCGGGTATCAGCGCTCCAAGATCCAGGAGGAGAGCATCTACTACGAGATGCTCAAGCACTCGGGCGAGCTGCCCATCATCGGGGTGAACACCTTCAAGAACCCCAACCTGGGCGAGGAGGAGGCCGAGTGCGCCGTGGAGCTGGCCCGGGCCACCGAGGAAGAGAAGCAGAGCCAGCTCAAGCGCCTGCGCGAGTTCCAGGACAAGCACGCTGGCGAGGCTGCGGCCGCTCTCAAGAAGCTGCAAAAGGTGGCCCTAAGCGGCGGGAACGTCTTCGCCGAGCTCATGGACACGGTGCGGGTCTGCTCCCTGGGGCAGATTACGCGGGCCTTGTATGACGTGGGCGGGCAGTATCGGCGAGGGATGTAG
- the mutM gene encoding bifunctional DNA-formamidopyrimidine glycosylase/DNA-(apurinic or apyrimidinic site) lyase produces the protein MPELPEVESVRRTLAPGLLERTPKTLRVGLPKLVRPTPKELSAGIRGHRITGLERHGKLLMLRMDNYGVWAIHLGMTGQVILAEAKPPVKHVHVTVSFEDEGPNLYFRDPRQFGFMAWCPDRESLLAGPLANMGPDALGMEQAVFLERLGGRGGKLKSLLLDQRVLAGVGNIYADESLHRAGLHPLSRPCDLSDEQLCHLHEHLQIILKEALARGGSSVSNFVDAHGRPGTFQHAHRVYKRGGQPCPNCGAPIERIVVAGRSTHFCPSCQK, from the coding sequence ATGCCTGAACTACCTGAAGTAGAAAGCGTTCGCCGCACCCTGGCCCCCGGCCTGCTGGAGCGCACCCCCAAGACCCTCCGGGTGGGCCTGCCCAAGCTGGTGCGCCCCACCCCCAAGGAGCTCTCCGCCGGCATCCGGGGGCACCGCATCACCGGCCTGGAGCGCCACGGCAAACTGCTCATGCTTCGCATGGACAACTACGGAGTCTGGGCCATCCATCTGGGCATGACCGGGCAGGTGATCCTGGCCGAGGCCAAGCCGCCGGTCAAGCACGTGCACGTCACGGTGAGCTTCGAGGACGAGGGCCCCAACCTCTACTTCCGCGACCCCCGCCAGTTCGGCTTCATGGCCTGGTGCCCGGACCGCGAATCGCTCCTGGCCGGCCCCCTGGCCAACATGGGCCCCGACGCCCTGGGCATGGAGCAGGCGGTGTTCCTGGAGCGCCTGGGCGGCCGGGGCGGCAAGCTCAAGAGCCTGCTTCTGGACCAGCGCGTCCTGGCCGGGGTGGGCAACATCTACGCGGACGAGTCTCTGCACCGGGCCGGGCTGCACCCCCTGTCGCGCCCCTGCGACCTGAGCGACGAGCAGCTCTGCCATCTGCACGAGCATCTGCAAATTATCCTGAAGGAGGCCCTGGCCCGGGGCGGCTCCTCGGTGAGCAACTTCGTGGACGCCCATGGACGGCCCGGCACCTTTCAGCACGCACATAGGGTGTACAAGCGGGGCGGCCAGCCCTGCCCCAACTGCGGCGCGCCCATCGAGCGCATCGTGGTGGCCGGCCGCTCCACCCATTTCTGCCCCAGCTGCCAGAAATAG
- a CDS encoding GAF domain-containing protein has protein sequence MPGRIPPQSRHGLQDAVDLLANLTEASTVALFLRDPGGERLHAAAWHTLARSFRSDDPVEVGEGLVGWVAKHKRPVDVDRYQQSSSATGLYYDDEGIRAFLGVPVGDWGVLVVDTKNRQVFGEREKKIIRDFGVFMGQMVAQQETCAREALYGRILDLLYDIENASLSFAGRRQLYDEVLDAGRRFTGLAMGFLCLLHPGRKQFWVEAVQGPSVATLRGRSFPVSQGLVGWIMREARPLSHLRMRPGQGKSYLIAPDEPLRGYNAFLGVPLLAWRRLVGVWAFAGQTERIIDEEEERALQLAGHRVAATLEHYRLASF, from the coding sequence GTGCCCGGCCGTATCCCCCCCCAATCCCGTCACGGGTTGCAGGACGCGGTTGACCTGTTGGCCAACCTGACCGAGGCGTCCACGGTGGCCCTGTTCCTGCGCGACCCCGGGGGCGAGCGCCTCCATGCCGCGGCCTGGCACACCCTGGCCCGCTCCTTCCGCTCCGACGACCCGGTGGAGGTAGGCGAGGGTCTGGTGGGCTGGGTGGCCAAGCACAAGCGGCCGGTGGACGTGGACCGCTACCAGCAGAGCTCCAGCGCCACGGGGCTCTACTATGACGACGAGGGCATTCGGGCCTTTTTGGGCGTGCCGGTGGGTGACTGGGGGGTTCTGGTGGTGGACACCAAGAACCGCCAGGTCTTCGGCGAACGCGAAAAGAAGATCATCCGGGACTTCGGGGTGTTCATGGGTCAGATGGTGGCCCAGCAGGAGACCTGCGCCCGGGAGGCGCTCTACGGACGCATCCTGGATTTGCTCTATGACATTGAAAACGCCTCGCTGAGCTTCGCGGGCCGCCGCCAGCTCTACGACGAGGTGCTGGACGCGGGACGCCGCTTCACCGGTCTGGCCATGGGCTTTTTGTGCCTATTGCATCCGGGCCGCAAGCAGTTCTGGGTGGAGGCGGTGCAGGGCCCCAGCGTGGCGACCCTCAGGGGCCGCTCCTTCCCGGTGAGCCAGGGCCTGGTGGGCTGGATCATGCGCGAGGCGCGGCCTTTGTCGCACCTGCGGATGCGCCCCGGCCAGGGCAAGAGCTACCTCATCGCGCCCGACGAGCCGTTGAGGGGGTACAATGCCTTCTTGGGGGTGCCGCTTTTGGCCTGGCGCAGGCTGGTGGGGGTGTGGGCCTTTGCCGGGCAGACCGAGCGTATAATCGACGAAGAAGAGGAGAGGGCGCTGCAGCTAGCGGGCCACCGGGTGGCCGCCACCTTGGAACATTACCGGCTGGCGTCCTTTTAG
- a CDS encoding phosphatase PAP2 family protein, which translates to MLRTTGLCGLGVAALIAMLFWLVDRPVDLACRDLAGGGLHQAATYLSLLADHDFFNVWLFCGLVLGGVLALGRGLTPGVRGLLYVCLAVAATMLIGETLKWFFGRHRPVMLFEKGLYGFSWFATKGWGHSFPSGHNFRIFAALTALGMLWPKARWPLLTLAVLVGVSRVIVTRHYPSDIVAGAFLGIVGAVWAWRIGQAWWAGQQAGE; encoded by the coding sequence TTGTTGCGGACAACCGGCCTTTGCGGCCTGGGCGTGGCGGCCCTTATTGCGATGCTGTTCTGGCTGGTGGACCGGCCGGTGGATCTGGCCTGCCGCGATTTGGCCGGGGGCGGGCTGCACCAGGCGGCCACCTATCTGAGCCTGCTGGCGGACCACGATTTTTTCAATGTGTGGCTGTTCTGCGGCTTGGTGCTGGGCGGGGTCCTGGCCCTGGGGCGCGGGCTCACGCCCGGGGTGCGCGGCCTGCTCTACGTGTGCCTGGCCGTGGCGGCAACCATGCTCATCGGCGAGACCCTTAAGTGGTTCTTCGGCCGCCATAGGCCGGTGATGCTCTTCGAAAAGGGGCTCTACGGCTTTTCCTGGTTCGCGACCAAGGGCTGGGGGCATTCCTTCCCCTCGGGGCACAACTTTCGCATCTTCGCGGCTCTGACCGCCCTGGGCATGCTCTGGCCCAAGGCGCGTTGGCCGTTGCTCACCCTGGCCGTCCTGGTGGGCGTCTCGCGGGTCATCGTGACCCGGCATTATCCCAGCGACATCGTGGCCGGGGCATTCCTGGGCATCGTGGGCGCGGTGTGGGCCTGGCGCATAGGCCAGGCCTGGTGGGCCGGGCAACAGGCCGGGGAGTAA